In the Diceros bicornis minor isolate mBicDic1 chromosome X, mDicBic1.mat.cur, whole genome shotgun sequence genome, caaaagaatgaaaaacagattAACATTAGATTTCTTATCAGCAACACCAGATTCAGGAAGACAACAAAGCAACATATTTAAAAAGCTGAgggagatacatgcacccctgtgttcattgcagcgttattcacaatagccaagacttggaagcaacctaagtgctcatcaagggatgaatggataaagaagatgtggtatatatacacaatggaatactactcagccataagaaatgatgaaatccagccatttgtgacaacatggatggacactgagggtattatgcaaagtgaaatgtgtgtggtgatgggttgtaattagtatttgcgtggtgaacatgatgtaatctatgcagaaatagaagtataatgatgtacacttgaaatttatacaatgttataaaccaatgttactgcaataaacaaaaaatttaaaaataaataaataaatagctgagGGAAAATAACCTGCAGCCTCAAATTCTATACTCAGTCCATCTATCATTCAAGTGAAATAAAGTCACTTTCTGATAGAATGGATGTGGTGTCAATCATGgtgatataaaagaaatataaaaatgataaaagcaaTCGCCGAAGTTGAGAGGCACAGGAGAGGGAGGCAACGTGAAGATAAGGAGAGTAGGGCCGATGAGATACTAGCTGTAGTTCATCTATCAAAACATAAAGATGTAAGTGGgttatttaaaaattgtaaaggAACCAAACGAGGAACTAAAAACGATGTAGAATTCTATTGGGAGGGGTAGTCGTATGGATAAGCTAAATTCTCATTTATCAtagcagggagaggagagaaaatatctaaAGTTGCTAAATAAACAAATAGTGGCACATCATTTAGGGACTGTGTCTGGAAGCACACAGGAGAAAACTCAACTACCAGCGGGTTAAATaagatagttttctttttctctcatttatcAACCAGTACAGAGGAAGGCTGTCAGGGCTGGGGCAATggctgggaagaaggaggaagtgaATAGGCAAAAAGTGCCAGCTCAATGGGGTGGGGAGGTTCCCAGAAGCCCCACCCACAACCTCTGCTGACATCTCATTGTCCAGTCAGTCGTACACGGCCTCCCAGCAAGGAATGCTGGGAAATGTAGGTTTTTAAAGCTGGGTGCACAACTGACCCCATTGAAATTTGGattatgtttttaagaaaaaagggagaaatgtATATTAAGCAGACAAATTACTGTTTCTGCCATGGATAGTATAAACATATTCTTTGGAGATATGGAAATAATTTCCagaagaaatacacacacacacacacacacacacacacatacacacatacacacacgttgAAAGCAGTTGCCTCTAGGGAATGAGACTGGGGTGGGGCAAGAGGCTGTTGCTTTTTCATCAAAAGCcttgttctactttttttttaaccttgctGGGGTAAGTTGGGGGGCTTTGCCTCACATTCATCTTGGAGGTTGAGTTCTAGGTTGTCTTCTCTCTCCAAATAGGGAGACCGAAAAGCACTGTGTTTTGGAGACCAGAAGTTTAACCTCCACGAGGTGGGAAAGGAATTTGAACCCAAAGCCGCTCACCCAGTTCCTGGCTCCCTGGACATATGTCTGATCACAGAGGCGCCCTTGGAGGAAGTGGTCCGGCACCTCCAGGTGAGCTGGACCTCCATTCTTTTGGAGACAGCTGCTGTAGACGCAGTGGAAACAGAAGCATGAGCCAGGGAGGTCTTCCTCAAACTTCAGACATAACGGGAAATGTTTCATCACAGCCAGACAATGCCTATACATAATTGTttactcattatttttattgacatcattttttatgtaaacaaaggtattttaaaaggaaactttacATCACCCTTGTAAAAAAAATCATACCTAAATTCTTTTTACATAAATATacttatataaaaagaaaatgttcaacCAAGTAAATGAAAAACCCATTATATCTTGGCACAAAGGGAAGGTAACTATAAAACAAACAGCTATAAAAGCATCACAATGTCATTAGCTTCTAATCACTTTTGTTCTCTGAGCTCTCTGGGCCAGACATTCCAAAGGGAGAGTTGGCAAGTGGTTAAGAGGGTGCTAAAGACTTGTTAGCATCCACCAGAGACTTTCTTCTTGGTATAATCAGAAGGATTGAAGAGGGAATAATTTCTGATTCACTGTTATTTAATTTGGTGTCTCTGTAACACAAAATGATTTCATGTAAAGGGGGTATCAGGTTTCCTTTTGGGGAACACAGATCGAGGTCTTGAATATATTCTGTAGAAACATCCTGGATTTCTTCCTTGGAAAGTATCAGTGAAAAAGTCTGGTTTAGAAGTAAAGTGGGGAAAGTATaggggttaagagcatggactttggcCTAGaccacctgggtttgaattctgattcTGTCACTTACTAGATAATACTAGGTactactattatctccattttacagatgaggaaactgaggtacagagcagTTAGGTATTTTGCCCAAGGCATACAAGCTGGTaagtggctggagcacagtgagggTGAGGAGAATGGTAGATGAGGTCAGAAAGGTACAGGGGTCTTCTAGGCCACTATAAGGAATTAAATTTTGGTCTCACACATGGACTGTGATGAGTGACTTTTGCCTTCTCCTCCCACTTCAGGCTTGTGATGTCCCCATTGAGGAGGGTCCAGTCCCCAGAACGGGGGCTAAAGGGCCTATTATGTCCATCTACTTCCGAGACCCTGATAGAAACCTGATTGAAGTGTCCAACTATATCTCCTCGTGAttgaggctggccctcctccattCTGTTCCCTGCGATGttgccctctcccttccttcctgcaaACCCTCGCCCAGGCCCAGAGACCTCCAAGGACTGAGGACTTAGGCATTTCATACATCCTTCTGGGGGGACCTGAGATGGGTTTGGGACCAAACCCACACGTCTGAATGTCCTCCATCCAAGCTGCCCCAATAAATTAATAACTTCTCAATATGAGCTCTTCGGTATTATTGTCTTGGCATTACATATGGGTGTTGGTCTAGGGCGTGAGGTCTCTGAGCTGTTTGGGGGTCAGTGACCAGAGTATGACACCTCTGAGAACCAAATCCAGAGTCATCCCCTTGGGATTCAAGGCCCTTGACAGATTTCTCCTTGTCAGTGAGCCCACCCTTTTTCATCTTTTTGGAACTCACCTCACTCTTTCCAAGTGCTGCCTGCTGTTTCCTCCACCCCATAGGTTTCACTGAACCCCAAGATCTCTATGATTCCTATGGGACCTTCAAGGACTAGCCCAGATGATACTACCTCCTCCTGAAGCATCTTTTCTGGTCTCACCCCCAGGGTACTTTCTACCTTTGGATCCGGTAGATCCAGACTCATCTCAACTGAGGCTCAGCTCCTGACAGAGTAGACGGACAAGAACgaattttctctttctgtcctcCCCCCTGACCacaccattcactcattcagtcaactaataaacatatattgagcacctactgtgtgcttggcCCTGTTCCAGGCATTGGAGAGACAATGTTGAACAGAAGAGCTAAGCATATCTACGTTTGTGGAGCTGCCATTCTATGGGAGAgatacaaaacaaataaaattaagtaaGGAAGACATTAAGTATGTCAGAGGATGATAAAtgctttggagaaaaagaaaacatgaaaaagagGGAACGCAGATAAAAACTGTTGGGACAATTTCCAAGGTGTAATGGGATGGTCAGGGAAAACCTCACTGAGGAGGAGACATTTGAGCACAGATCTGAAGAGATGAGGGAGGGAGCCGCACTGATAGCgggaggaagagcattccaggccaaGAGAACAGCCAGCGCAAAGGCCCTGAAGTATGAATGTGcctggtgtgtgtgaggaacagcgAGGCCAGTGCTGTGggagcagagtgagtgagggAGAGCAGGTGGAGGTGAGATTGGAGAGGTGGTGGGGACAGATTGTGTAGGGCCTCCTGGACCACGGAGAAGActctggcttttactctgagtgagagggGAGCCACAGGAGGGTCGTCAATGGAGGAGGGCCGTGATCTGACTTAGGATTTAACAggttccctctggctgctgtaagGAAAATAGACTGTAGGGGTGAGGGCGGAAGCAGGGGGACCGTGAGGAGGAGGCTACTGCAGTGGTCCAGGCCAGTGATGCCGGTGCTGCAGGCGAGGTGATAAAAAGTGGTTAGATTCTGGAGATACTTTGAAAACAGAGACTGGATGAGTTCACCATGAGAGAAAATGTCAACTAGAGAAGAGGCTCAAGGACATTTAGAGTTCTGAAACaagaggaggaaccagcaaaTGAGGCAGGCAAAGAGGAAGGGAAGCATATGGCTTCCTGAGTGAATGAGTGATAGATGAAGGAGCATATGTGAGAGTCTCTCGGAGGTATGGGAGCCCCTAGCCTTATGGACTCTTGTCTCTAAACAGTCCCCAGATGGTAGTTCAGCCATGCCCTTTGAGTGAACCCCCAGGGAGCCCCAAAAACGCTGGGAATAGAGGATGTGTAAGGATGTGACTTTCAGCCTGTGAAAGGCTTTGCCAAAAGCTGTAGCAGGTTTTCtgcctattttta is a window encoding:
- the GLOD5 gene encoding glyoxalase domain-containing protein 5, with protein sequence MLCRLTSRLPARMWGRTSEKQSWRDSSQMPSSCLIHRLDHIVMTVKSIKDTTMFYSKILGMEVVTFKGDRKALCFGDQKFNLHEVGKEFEPKAAHPVPGSLDICLITEAPLEEVVRHLQACDVPIEEGPVPRTGAKGPIMSIYFRDPDRNLIEVSNYISS